From Xiphophorus couchianus chromosome 23, X_couchianus-1.0, whole genome shotgun sequence, one genomic window encodes:
- the LOC114138678 gene encoding POU domain, class 3, transcription factor 4: MATAASSPYTLLSPSSMIHADSQAMQPASPYRGHQKLIQSDYLQSVQSNGHPLGHQWTSSLSEGSPWSSMEQQDVKPGREDLQLGIIHHRSPHVAHHSPHHNNHGSHPGAWGTPVSHNSSITSGQQINIYSQTGFTVNGMLDHGGLTPPANTQGQGMHPGLRDTLSPEHSDLGGHHCHDHSDEETPTSDELELFAKQFKQRRIKLGFTQADVGLALGTLYGNVFSQTTICRFEALQLSFKNMCKLKPLLNKWLEEADSSTGSSSSIDKIAAQGRKRKKRTSIEVSVKGVLETHFLKCPKPAAQEITSLADSLQLEKEVVRVWFCNRRQKEKRMTPPGEPPPPHEGPYSHSGSAGDTSSCHDL; encoded by the coding sequence ATGGCCACAGCTGCCTCCAGCCCCTACACCCTGCTCAGCCCCAGCTCCATGATCCACGCGGACAGCCAGGCCATGCAGCCCGCGAGCCCCTACAGAGGCCACCAGAAGCTGATCCAGAGCGACTACCTGCAGAGCGTCCAGAGCAACGGGCACCCCCTCGGGCACCAATGGACGAGCAGCCTGTCGGAGGGCAGCCCCTGGTCCTCCATGGAGCAGCAGGACGTGAAGCCCGGCAGAGAGGACCTGCAGCTCGGCATCATCCATCACCGCTCCCCGCACGTCGCGCATCACTCCCCGCACCACAACAACCACGGGAGCCACCCGGGAGCCTGGGGCACCCCGGTGTCCCACAACTCCTCCATCACCAGCGGGCAGCAGATCAACATCTACTCCCAGACGGGCTTCACCGTCAACGGCATGCTGGACCACGGCGGCCTCACGCCGCCGGCCAACACGCAGGGCCAAGGCATGCACCCGGGCCTCAGGGACACGCTCAGCCCCGAGCACAGCGACCTCGGCGGGCACCACTGCCACGACCACTCGGACGAGGAGACGCCGACCTCGGACGAGCTGGAGCTCTTTGCCAAGCAGTTCAAGCAGAGGAGAATCAAGCTGGGCTTCACGCAGGCGGACGTGGGTCTGGCCCTGGGCACGCTCTACGGCAACGTGTTTTCCCAGACCACCATCTGCAGGTTCGAGGCCCTGCAGCTGAGCTTTAAGAACATGTGCAAACTAAAGCCACTGCTGAACAAGTGGCTGGAGGAGGCGGACTCGTCCACGGGCAGCTCCAGCAGCATAGACAAGATCGCAGCTCAGGGGAGGAAGCGGAAGAAGAGGACGTCCATCGAGGTGAGCGTGAAGGGGGTCCTGGAGACGCACTTCCTCAAGTGTCCCAAGCCGGCCGCGCAGGAGATCACGTCGCTCGCGGACTCGCTGCAGCTGGAGAAGGAGGTGGTGCGCGTGTGGTTCTGCAACCGGAGGCAAAAGGAGAAGCGGATGACGCCGCCCGGggagccgccgccgccgcacGAGGGACCCTATTCGCACAGCGGGAGCGCGGGGGACACGTCCTCGTGCCACGATCTCTGA